ATTTGCTACGAGCTTGAGAAATTTATTCTTGGTAGAGGTTATGTGCCTTTACGTGGATATTGCGGTCACGGTATAGGAAAAAGGCCACACGAAGAGCCAGAAATTCCAAACTATCTTGAGGGGCATAACCCAAAAGCTGGACCAAAGATAAAAGAAGGAATGGTATTTTGTATAGAGCCAATGATCTGCCAAAAAGACGGCACGCCAGTTTTAGGAAGCGATAACTGGAAAGTAACCTCAAAAGATGGTTTGAGAACTAGCCATTATGAGCATTGCATGGCGATAGTTAATGGTAAAGCCGAAATTTTAAGCCAAGCATAAAATTTATAGTAAAAATTTAAAGAAAGGAGAGTTTGTGGCAAAAGACGATGTCATTGAGATTGATGGAAATGTTGTTGAAGCACTGCCAAATGCAACTTTTAAAGTTGAGCTTGACAACAAACATATAATTTTATGTCATATCGCCGGAAAAATGAGAATGCATTATATAAAGATAATGCCTGGCGACCGCGTAAAAGTAGAACTTACGCCATATAGCCTAGATAAGGGCAGGATCACTTATAGATATAAGTAAATTTAGCCTCTTGGCAAATATGCTAAGTAAATTTAAAGCTGGTTTTGGATAAAATCCAAGCTTTGCGAAAAGCTGTATGAAGAATTATTTTCAAAGTTCCCCACTTATTTTGAAAATAGTTGGTCTAAATTCTTTCTTTAGACCTGATGCAGCCCCTAAAAAAGTGGAATAAATTTTTAGGAGACTAAAATGAAAGTTCGTCCTTCTGTAAAGAAGATGTGTGACAAATGTAAAATTGTCAAACGTAGTGGCATAATTCGTGTTATCTGCGAAAATCCAAAACATAAACAAAGACAAGGATAAGGCATGGCACGTATTGCAGGTGTAGATTTACCAAACAAAAAGAGAATAGAGTATGGTTTGACTTATATCTATGGTATAGGTCTTTATAAATCTCGTCAAATTCTTGACGCAGCTGGAATTTCTTACGACAAGAGAGTTTATGAGCTTAGTGAAGACGAAGCGGCAGCCATCCGTAAAGAAATTCAAGAGCATCATATCGTTGAGGGTGACTTGAGAAAACAAGTTGCTATGGATATCAAAGCTCTTATGGATCTTGGAAGTTATAGAGGTCTTCGTCATAGAAAAGGTCTTCCTGTTCGTGGTCAAAAGACTAAAACTAATGCTAGAACCAGAAAAGGCAGACGTAAAACTGTCGGTGCAGCTACTAAGTAAGGCAAGGGTTAAAGGATAATAAATGGCGAAAAGAAAAATTGTTAAGAAAAAAGTAGTTAGAAAAAGTATAGCCAAAGGTATCGTTTATATCAGTGCAACATTTAATAATACTATGGTAACTGTAACTGATGAAATGGGAAATGCTATTGCATGGAGTAGTGCAGGTGGCTTAGGCTTTAAAGGTAGTAAAAAATCAACTCCTTATGCAGCTCAACAGGCAGTTGAAGATGCTCTAAATAAAGCAAAAGAGCATGGTATAAAAGAAGTTGGTATTAAGGTTCAAGGTCCAGGTAGCGGACGTGAAACAGCTGTTAAAAGTGTAGGAACTGTTGAAGGAATTAAAGTATCTTTCTTTAAAGACATTACACCTTTACCACACAATGGTTGTAGACCGCCAAAACGCCGCCGCGTATAATTAGAGAAAAATAGGAGAAATTATTATGGCTAGATATACAGGACCTGTTGAAAAATTAGAAAGACGTCTTGGTGTGTCTCTTGCGTTAAAAGGCGAAAGAAGACTTGCTGGTAAAAGTGCTTTTGAAAAAAGACCTTATGCGCCAGGACAACATGGACAAAGAAGAGCAAAAATAAGCGAATATGGCTTACAACTTCGCGAGAAGCAAAAAGCTAAATTTATGTATGGTGTTTCTGAGAAACAATTTAGAAGATTATTTCAAGAAGCAGCACGCCGCGAAGGTAATACCGGTGCTCTTTTGGTTCAACTATTAGAGCAAAGATTAGATAATGTTGTTTATAGAATGGGCTTTGCAACAACTCGTCGTTTTGCTCGCCAGCTAGTAACCCATGGACATATTTTAGTAAATGGCAAAAGAGTAGATATACCATCTTACAGAGTTGAGCCAGGTGCAAAAGTAGAGATTGTTGAAAAATCTAAGAACAATCCACAAATTGTTCGCGCAATAGATCTTACAGCACAAACCGGTATTGTTGCTTGGGTAGATGTTGAAAAAGAGAAAAAATTTGGAATTTTCACTAGAAATCCAGAAAGAGAAGAGGTTATCATTCCTGTTGAGGAAAGATTTATAGTAGAGCTTTATTCAAAATAATAGAGGGTATAAAGATGAGAAAGATTACTACATCAGCTTATATGCCAACTGAAATTGAAGTTAAAAGTATTAGTGAAAATGTTGCTAACATTACAGCATATCCTTTTGAGGCTGGTTATGCTGTTACCTTGGCTCACCCATTGCGTCGTCTTCTTTACACAAGTACGGTAGGTTTTGCTCCTATTGGTGTAAAGATAAAAGGCGTTAGCCACGAATTTGACAGTATGCGTGGTATGCTAGAAGACGTAGCTTTTTTTATTATAAATTTGAAAAAAATCAGATTTAAATTAAAAAGCATTAGCGAGCGCGAAGTTATAGAGTATAGCTTTAAAGGACCAAAAGAGATAACTGGGGCTGATCTAAATAATGGTCTAGTTGAGATCGTTAACCCAGACGCATACCTTGCTACAATAAACGAAGATGCTGAGTTAAATTTTTCAGTTATCATTCAAAAAGGTATCGGATATGTTCCTAGTGAAGAGATCAGAGAAGAGATTGAAGACGACTATATCGCACTTGATGCTTTCTTTACACCAGTTAAAAAAGCAGTTTACGATATACAAAATGTCTTGGTTGAGGATGATCCAGACTATGAGAAGATCGTATTTACTATAACAACTGATGGTCAGGTTAGTCCGATAGAGGCTTTTAAAAATTGTTTAGAAGCTATGTATCAACAAATGTCAGTATTTAAAGGAATTTTAGATATTGATGTCAGTACTCCAGTTGCTAGCTCAAGTGCAGGCGGTGAGTTTTCAAAGCTACTTTCTAGTGTAGAAGATCTAAATTTAAGCGCTAGAAGTTTTAATTGCCTTGACAAAGCTGATATTAGATTTATCGGCGAGCTTGCATTAATGGACGAAAATGAGCTTAAAGAGCTTAAAAATTTAGGTAAAAAATCTCTTGAAGAGATTAAAGCGGTTATGGAAGAGATAGGCTATCCAGTTGGTGCCGATGTGTTAAAAGATGGCAAAGAGCAACTAAGAAAGAAAATAACCGAGCTTAAAGCACAAATGAGTGTAAAAGAATAAAAGGACAATAGATGAGACATAAACACGGATATCGCAAACTTGGTAGAACGTCATCTCATAGATCTGCATTGCTTAAAAATTTGGCGATAGCTATCATCAAAAGCGAAAAGATAGAGACGACTTTACCAAAAGCAAAAGAGCTTAGAAGCTATGTTGAGAAGCTAATTACAAGAGCCAGAAAAGGTGACTCTAACGCTCACAGAGCAGTATTTGCTTCTTTACAAGATAAAGAAACAACAAATAAATTAGTTACTGAAGTAGCTCCAAAATTTAAAGAGCGCAATGGCGGCTATACAAGAATCATCAAGACTCGTGTTCGCAGAGGCGACGCAGCAGAGATGGCTTATATAGAGCTAGTAGCTGAATAATTATTAGAGAGCTTCGGCTCTCTTTTTTTAATTTCTTGAATATAAAATTCTCTTACCTTTAAAATAAAATCCTTCTTTCAAAAGCTTTCTAAAGTATAAATTTCTTTAATTATTTATCAAATTTTATTAACCAAAAATCATAAATTTAATAGTTAAAAGTTGTAAGTCTTTTAATCTAAAATTATACATTTTAAATTTTTACCTTTAAACTCTATGCTAAAATTTTATTTTATAAAGACGATATTTGTTTCAGGCGTCTAATAAATTTCAAAGGATTTGAGATGATAGGTAGTGTAAATGGAGTTGGGACAAATTTTTATGTTGGCTCACAAAGTAGTAGAGCACAAGAGCTTGATACTAAAAATACTAAATCCAATATAGACAAAAATTCTTTAAATAATTTATCTAGCAGTTTGGTTGATGAGCAAAAAAGTCATACCGATACTAGAGGTGAGCCAATAAATTTAAATGAAACAAATACGATAAAATTTCAAAAAAATAGCGAGAACCTAACATTTGCTAGCAATTTCTCACTCTCAGGCATAGCTGCTAATGGCAAGATAAGCATCTGGGGCAAGCTCATGGGATATGACAAACAAGTCAGCCAAGATGAGATAAATGATCTCAAAAATTTTATCAACCAGACTAAAGCACTTGGCTTTGGCAGAGCTCACGAAGAGATCATAGGATATTATCCAACAGATGTCGATCTCTTTGCAAAAGAGTATACATCAAAACTTGATAACACACTTCTTGGGCTTGGTCACAAGAGCCACGTGGAAGGGTTTGAGATACTTGATAAGGACCTAAGCATAGATGAGTTTAAAGATAAGTGGATTGATTATGCGCTTAGGCAGTATCTTGGCGAAAGAGTCGGCGTGGAGAGCATTACAATAGGCAAAAAGGCTATCTCCATGCTAACTAGCACTAATAAGCCTCCAGTTGAGTATCAAACTCTACAAAATATAAATTTCACTGATGAAGAGAGCAGACAGAGATTTCTTACGCTCATGAAGGCTGGCATGAAGAGTGGGGCGGATTTTAAAGAGGTGGTAGAGGGCGTGCTCTCGCTTTATAATGTGCAAAATACAGACAAACTCGATGGCAACAAGGTCTATGCCTCAGTGATCGGACGAAGCGAGAAACTGGCTACTTACGACATCAACAAAGATGAGAAATTTGCCTATCTTAAGGAGCTAATGCAGCTTGAGAAAAACGGAGTTGATATACTAAAACTAATGGAAAAAGTGGAGCAAAAACAGAAATTAGATATAAAAGTGTAGGCTAAGTTTAGTTTTTTGTACCGCCTATCTTTTATGATTTTAGTCATAAGCGGCTCTTTTTACTTGGTTTAAATTTTTAAATGATAGAATCTTGATTTCTATTATTAAAATTATGGAGAACTCGTGAGAAAGCTACTTTGGCTAAATCCCGTTGTAAAAAATATGTATGACTTCTCTGCGCTAAAAGAGCTTTTGCAAAATAAGGGCTTTAAAATAGTAGAGTGCGAAAAAGATCATGTTCGTGATGTCAAAAATTCATATAAAAATTTATGCTCTAAAGGCATAGTTTTAGACAGTCGCTGTCCAAGAGCTGTAAATTTTATAAGATCAAATTTCAAAGATTTTTCAAACAATATTTCAAGCTTAAATCCCATTTTAATTGAAAGCGCCATTGAGCTTAGCTCAAAGCTAAAAGAAGATGAGTGGCTTTATATAACAACGCCTTGTGAGGACTTGGCTGAGCTTGGAAATTCTTTAAAGTTAGAGCGAACTACATTTTTAACATGGAAAAAATTTAAAGAGCTAAACGATATAAATTTACAAATAAATAAAATAGAATCGAGTCCGATTCCTCCTGGATTTTTTGAAAATTTAGGCATAAAAACACTAAGCTTATGCAGTAAAGAAAAGATACAAAACGCATTTTCATATAAATTTAGTGAGCTTAAAAACTATCAGATTATCGAGCTTTTATACTGCGAAAACGGCTGTCACAATGGAGATGGGCTGTGATAGAAATTTTTAAAAAGAGCGTTTTGATCCTAGCGATCTTTGCCCTCTGGCAGGTTGTTTGCGAGCTTAAAATTTTCACACCTTATATATTGCCAAGTCCTATTACGACACTTAAAACGATGCTTGATATGAGCTTAAGCGGCGAGCTAATAACGCATGTGGTGATTAGCTTTAAGCGTATATTTGTTGGCTATATTTTGGCTTTTGTTTTGGCATTTGCTTTTGGCGGAGTGGCGGCGCTATTTCCAAAAGCTAGCATTTATTACGAGTGGATTTTAGAATTCTTTAGAAATGTTCCGCCACTTAGCCTTATTGCTATTTTGGTACTTTGGTTTGGTATAAACGAAACTCCAAAAATTATTATTATCATCCTAGCATCGTTTTTTCCAATGTTTTTAAGCATTTCAAAAGGGCTAACTAGCTGCGATGTGAAGCTTATTGAAGTTGGTAAAATTTTTTGTTTTAGTAAATTTGAAATTTTTTACAAAATCATCCTAAAAAATGCCATAAAAGATATTTTTATAGGTATGCGCATAGGTTTTGGCTACGCTATGCGAGCGATTGTGGGAGCGGAGATGATCGCAGCTTCTAGCGGGCTAGGCTATCTCATACTTGACGCTGAGGAGCTTTCACGCGCGGATAGGATATTTGTTGGCATATTTACGATAGGAATTTGTGGTGTGCTCATAGATAGGATATTTTTATTTTTGATATCTAAATTTAGCCTTTTGCGAAGTGAAAAATGATAGAAATTTTAAATTTATCAAAGCACTTTTTTATTAATGACAAGAGAATTGACGTTTTAAAAGAGCTAAATTTAAGCATAAAAAAAGATAAAATCACCGTTATACTTGGCAGAAGTGGTTGCGGTAAAACGACTCTTTTAAGGCTTATTGCTGGACTTGAGGGTGTAAGTCTAGGCGAGATAAAATTTAAAGAGCAAGCAAAGATCGGCTTTGTCTTTCAAGAGCCTAGGCTCATGCCTTTTTTAAACGTCTATGAAAATATAGTCTTTCCACTTAAAAAGTGCGAGATAGACGAGGCAAAGATAGATAGGCTCATATCGATGATAGGGCTTAGCGACTTTAAATTTGCCGCTGTTTCGCAGCTATCTGGTGGCATGAGCTCGCGCGTTTCTCTTGCTAGAGTGCTTGCGTACGAGGCAAATTTGATCCTTATGGATGAGCCATTTGCGGCACTTGATGCTTTTACTAGAGCCAGCATGCAGGCTGAAATTTTAAAGCTTCAAGCTGGTAAAACCATCATTTTTGTCACTCATAATGTCGATGAAGCTCTATATTTAGCAGATGAGATAATTTTGCTTGAAAAAGGCGGGATGAAATCAAACTATGATCTATCAAATCTAGCTAAGCCAAGAGATTTGCTTTGCGATGAGCTAATAAACTTAAAGCGTAAAATTTTGAGCGAAATTTAGCATTTTATAAAATGATAATTAAAACCAAAACGAAGCAAAAAGTTATATAATTTGAAAAATTTTTAAAGGAGCAAATATGAGAAAGTTTTTTAAGATTTTGTGTGCGGCCTCTTTGTTTTGTCTAGTCGCAAATGCAAGTGAGCTAGATAAGATCGGCATGACCTACGTCAAATCGCCACTAAACGTCCCTTCAATCGTCGATAAGTTTAAAGGCTTTTATGCTAAATCTTTTGGCATACCAGTCGAGTACTCTGAGATAACATCAGGTGCAAAGCAGACTCAAGCTCTAGCTTCAAATTCACTTCAGTTTTTAAACTGTGTTGGCGGAACTTCAGTCATACTTGCCGCAGCGAACAAAGCTGACATAAAGATCATAAGTGCATATTCAAGAGCACCCGAAGCTTTTGCAATATTTGCTAAAGATAAAGGTATAAAAACCGCTAAAGACCTAAAAGGTAAAAAAATAGCAGGCCCAAAAGGTACGATATTAAATGAGCTTTTGGTTAGATATCTTGCTCTTGGCGGACTTGGTATAAATGATGTAGAGTTCGTTTCTATGGGTATCCCAGCTGCACAAGCTGCACTTGAAAATGGTAGCGTCGATGCAGCGCTTCTTGCTGGACCAGCTGCTTATAATGCTAAAAAATCAGGACTTAGTGTCGTAACAACAGGCAAGGGCGTCATCACTCCAGTCATCGTTACTGCCACAAGTGGAGAATTTTACAAAAAGCATAAAGATCTAGTTGAAAAATTTAAAAAGGCTCAAGATGAAATTTTGGCTTTTATGAAAGCAAATGAGGAAGAGGCATTAAAATTTACAGCTGAAGAGACCGGGCTTAGCATAGAGGCGGTAAAGAGTATGTATCCGCAGTATGACTTTAGTCCAAAGATCACGGCTGAAGATATAAAAGCACTTGAAGCTACGCAAGAATTTATGCTTGAGAGCAAGATGATCGAGCAAAAAGTAGATATAAAATCGCTTCTAATAGATTAAACAAAAGGGCAAAATTTGCCCTTTTATCCTAAAACTAATAATCAAAAATTTACTAAATTTTAGCTCAAATATTTAATAATCAAAACTGACTAGGTGTGTCAAAAAGGTTTAAATTATAAAGCAAAATTAGCACTAAGCAAAAATATAGCCATTATTTTTTGCATTTTTATTTTGCTATAATAGCCCAAAAATTTAATAGGAAAAAATATGATCCCATTTAGCGATGAAGAACTTTTAAAACCAGTCAGTGCGAGTTTGCAAAAGGTATTACCGATGCTTGAAAATGATGGCGGTGGCATGGAACTACTTGGCATAAAAAACGGCAAAATTTATGTAAGACTTACAGGGCATTGTCATGGATGTGCAGCTAGCACAACTACACTAAAATATGGACTCGAAAGACAACTTCGTATGGATATTCACCCAGAGCTTGAGGTCGTAAATATCCCGATCGGCGAGGAATTTGACATTGATAGATTATAAAAAAATAGGCATTAAGCACTTCAAACGTTCTAAATTTAAAGAAGCGATCTTTTACTTCTCTCTAGCTTACGAAAAGACACAGGATAAAAATTTACTATTTTTGATACAAATTTGCTCCCTTGGCGAGAAAAATGCAGAGGAAGCAAAACTTTTATTTGACTATTTTATGGATAAATTAAGAGCTGGCGAAGATGATGAAGGAATGGATGAAATTTTAAAAATTTTAGAATCAAGATTGGCTAGCGATGAGTATTTTGAAGAGCAAGACGCGATTAGCTACGAGGACTTTAAAAAGGCTGTTTATAAGGACGGGAGCTTCAAAAAGGTCTTTGAAAATATCATGTTCTCAACCAAGGTAATGATCTCAAACAAAGATGATTTTTTAGAATTTTTGGGAAATTTGATAAAAAATGACTTCATCGAAATGAGTATAAACTATCTTGAGAGTGCGGCGGTGATGTTTGGCGGCGACGAGCGTATAGATCAGCTTTTTAAAGAGATACAAAAAAGACAAAACGATGAAAATATCAGTAGAAAATAGCTTCATAACAGATGACTCAAACGAGTGCGAAAATGGCTCATTTTTCGTGCAAACTACCGCAAACGCAAAATTTGCAGAGGCAGCGGTAAAAAATGGTGCAAAGATAATTAGCCTTGAAGATTGCAAGAAGCTTTTAAAAATAGACGAAAACTTAAAGATAGTTGGCATCACAGGCACAAATGGCAAGACCACAACGGCTGCTGCTATTTATGAAATTTTGCGAAATTTAGGCAAAAAATGTGGGCTAAGTGGCACTAGAGGGGCATTTATAGAGGGTAAGCAGATAGACGATAAGGCGCTTACGACGAGTGCTATTTTAAAGACCATTTCTTACCTTAAAGCAGCTAGTGAGCAAGGCTGCGAGTACTTCGTGATGGAGGTTAGCTCGCATGCGATAGCTCAAAAACGCATAGAGAGCTTGAAATTTGCTCTAAAAATTTTTACAAATTTGACTCAAGACCACCTCGACTACCACAAGAGCATGGAGGAGTACGCTAGGGTAAAGTCGAGCTTTTTTGACGATGATTGCATGAAGCTTATAAATGCTGATGATAATGGCATTAAATTTAATCCAAAAAACGCTTATACGTATTCGCTTAAAAAGCCAGCCAGCTTTGCACCGGTGGTTTATGGGCTAAAGGGCGGCATAGACGCGGTTATCAAGACGCCAAATGGTGATGTGGAGATAGACTCAAGCCTTCAAGGTGAGTTTAATCTTTACAACCTAATCGCCGCTCTTGGCGCCGTTTGCCTGCTAGAGCGACCAGACGCAGCCGCACTTTCAAAAGCGATAAGCAAATTTAAAGGGGTTAGTGGCAGGATGGAGGTTGTAAGCACCGATCCGCTAGTCATCGTGGATTTTGCTCATACGCCAGATGGCATAGAAAAGGTGCTAAACTCGCTTAGACATCTAAATTTGATAGCTGTCTTTGGCGCAGGCGGCGATAGAGATAGGACAAAGCGCCCTAAAATGGGAGCGATAGCTCAAAAATACGCAAGAATTTGCATCGTCACAAGTGACAATCCAAGAAGCGAAGAGCCAGAGAGCATAATCGATGAAATTTGCGCTGGTATGAGTCAAAATGAAAATTTGATACGAAACGCCAACCGCAAAGAGGCGATCGCACTGGCTATCAGCAAGCTAGAACCCGGCTGGGCGCTTGTCATACTTGGCAAAGGCGACGAGCCATATCAAGAGATAAAGGGCGTCAAGCACCCATTTAGCGACAAAGAAGTAGTAAAAGAGCTTTTAAAGAGGTAAAAATGAATATAGAAATTTTAGCTAGCAAGATCCACAGAGCCGTCGTAACAGACGCAAATTTAAACTATGTTGGCTCGATCAGCATCGGCGAGGAGCTTATAAAAGCTGCAAATTTGATAGAAAATCAAAAGGTTGAAATTTTAGACGTAAATAACGGCGAGAGATTTGCCACCTACGTGATAAAGGGCAAAAAAGGCGAAATTTGCCTAAACGGCGCGGCCGCTAGAAAGGTCTGCGTTGGCGACGTTGTCATCATCGTGGCGTATGCTAGTATGAAATTTAAAAAGGCTAAGAAATTTAAGCCAACCATCGTGCATGTAAATAACAAAAACGAGATCATAAAGGAGTAGGCGATGTTTGAGGGATTTGACTTTTCAAAGATGGGGCAGATGCTTGAGGATGTGCAAAAGCAGGCCAAGCAGATAGAAGAAGAGAGCAAAAATAAAGAATTTGGGGCAAAAAGCGGCGGCGGACTAGTGAGTGTGAGGGCAAACGGCAGTGGCGAGATACTTGATATCAGCATAGATGATAGCTTGCTTGAAGATAAAGAGAGTATGCAAATTTTGCTAATAAGCGCCGTAAATGACGTGCTAAAATCAGTTGAGGCTGACAAGAAAAACACTGCTTCAAGGATGCTTGGCGGCCTTGCTTCGATGGGGATAAAATGAGACTAAATTATAAATTTGCCCTTGCTCTTTTGCTATCAGCGCTTTATCTAAACGCCGATCCTAGGCCTACGCAAGAGGACTTTAACGCCTGCTTTGAAAAGAACAAAAACTCAATCGTCTCGGTAAATAAACACTTTGGCGTGGCTATCACTAAAAATTTGATCGCAGTGCCAAAAAGCGAGGGAGCCCCACTTGGCGAATATGTCAAATTTGACCCATATTTGCAGCTCTTTTTAGTCCGCTCTAGCAAGGAGCTAAGCCCTGTCGTGATGGCTGATGAGACCAACGAGGAGCGCATCAAAAAGAGCACCTGGGTTGGCATCTTAAATGATGCAAACAACACTGTCATGGGACATATCAAGTCTTTAGGGCAAAATTTAGGTGACTTTGACACGCTAAGCTTTGAGTATAACGCGACTGGCGAGATAAACACGCCTTGTTGTAAGATGATAGGCATAGCTGTTGGAGCTGATAAATTTATACCAAATCGCTATTTGAAGCACTTTGTATCTTATGATGACGTCTATTACGGTGATATCGGTGTGAAATTTTTACAAAAAGAGGATAAATTTTTTGTGGGTCTTGTCGATCCTTTGGGTCGTGGCAAGATGATGATGGTTGATGACGAGCTGGTTAGTGTAAATGGCATCAAGCCAAAGAGCCTAAGAGAGCTAAATGAGATGATACTTTTTGCTCCAAAGGGCGCAAAGCTTGACATCATCGTGAAGCGCGATAAGCAAGAAATGCTCTTTCAAGTGCCAGTAAGCGGGGATGTGAAATTTAACCAAAGTCTTGATGTGGACGCCCCTTCGAGCCTTGATATACCAAATTTCAACATCATGCCAAAAGAGCCACAAACAATGCTTGATGATAAGATTTTGGTTGATTATGGTATCACGGTGGATAAAAATTTAGTCGTTACAAAGGTCGAGCCAAAGTCAAATGCAGAAATTTTTGGCATCAAGACCGGCGATAAAATTTTGGGTTTTGATAAACAAAGCGTGAGTAGCCGTGAAGAGCTTCTAGAGAAGCTTGGTGAATTAAAAAATTTTACGCTTCTATTTACTAGAAATGACTTTCAGTTTTTTGCAAGAGTGCCAAAATGAGCCTGCTTGAAGAGTTTGTAAAATTTCTAAACGAAAATTTGCCAAAGGCACCGAGCT
This Campylobacter concisus DNA region includes the following protein-coding sequences:
- a CDS encoding UDP-N-acetylmuramoyl-L-alanyl-D-glutamate--2,6-diaminopimelate ligase, with the protein product MKISVENSFITDDSNECENGSFFVQTTANAKFAEAAVKNGAKIISLEDCKKLLKIDENLKIVGITGTNGKTTTAAAIYEILRNLGKKCGLSGTRGAFIEGKQIDDKALTTSAILKTISYLKAASEQGCEYFVMEVSSHAIAQKRIESLKFALKIFTNLTQDHLDYHKSMEEYARVKSSFFDDDCMKLINADDNGIKFNPKNAYTYSLKKPASFAPVVYGLKGGIDAVIKTPNGDVEIDSSLQGEFNLYNLIAALGAVCLLERPDAAALSKAISKFKGVSGRMEVVSTDPLVIVDFAHTPDGIEKVLNSLRHLNLIAVFGAGGDRDRTKRPKMGAIAQKYARICIVTSDNPRSEEPESIIDEICAGMSQNENLIRNANRKEAIALAISKLEPGWALVILGKGDEPYQEIKGVKHPFSDKEVVKELLKR
- a CDS encoding ABC transporter permease, with the protein product MIEIFKKSVLILAIFALWQVVCELKIFTPYILPSPITTLKTMLDMSLSGELITHVVISFKRIFVGYILAFVLAFAFGGVAALFPKASIYYEWILEFFRNVPPLSLIAILVLWFGINETPKIIIIILASFFPMFLSISKGLTSCDVKLIEVGKIFCFSKFEIFYKIILKNAIKDIFIGMRIGFGYAMRAIVGAEMIAASSGLGYLILDAEELSRADRIFVGIFTIGICGVLIDRIFLFLISKFSLLRSEK
- the rpmJ gene encoding 50S ribosomal protein L36; translated protein: MKVRPSVKKMCDKCKIVKRSGIIRVICENPKHKQRQG
- the rpsM gene encoding 30S ribosomal protein S13, translated to MARIAGVDLPNKKRIEYGLTYIYGIGLYKSRQILDAAGISYDKRVYELSEDEAAAIRKEIQEHHIVEGDLRKQVAMDIKALMDLGSYRGLRHRKGLPVRGQKTKTNARTRKGRRKTVGAATK
- the rpsK gene encoding 30S ribosomal protein S11, with translation MAKRKIVKKKVVRKSIAKGIVYISATFNNTMVTVTDEMGNAIAWSSAGGLGFKGSKKSTPYAAQQAVEDALNKAKEHGIKEVGIKVQGPGSGRETAVKSVGTVEGIKVSFFKDITPLPHNGCRPPKRRRV
- the rplQ gene encoding 50S ribosomal protein L17; amino-acid sequence: MRHKHGYRKLGRTSSHRSALLKNLAIAIIKSEKIETTLPKAKELRSYVEKLITRARKGDSNAHRAVFASLQDKETTNKLVTEVAPKFKERNGGYTRIIKTRVRRGDAAEMAYIELVAE
- a CDS encoding NifU family protein, with protein sequence MIPFSDEELLKPVSASLQKVLPMLENDGGGMELLGIKNGKIYVRLTGHCHGCAASTTTLKYGLERQLRMDIHPELEVVNIPIGEEFDIDRL
- the panD gene encoding aspartate 1-decarboxylase; translated protein: MNIEILASKIHRAVVTDANLNYVGSISIGEELIKAANLIENQKVEILDVNNGERFATYVIKGKKGEICLNGAAARKVCVGDVVIIVAYASMKFKKAKKFKPTIVHVNNKNEIIKE
- a CDS encoding NrtA/SsuA/CpmA family ABC transporter substrate-binding protein, yielding MRKFFKILCAASLFCLVANASELDKIGMTYVKSPLNVPSIVDKFKGFYAKSFGIPVEYSEITSGAKQTQALASNSLQFLNCVGGTSVILAAANKADIKIISAYSRAPEAFAIFAKDKGIKTAKDLKGKKIAGPKGTILNELLVRYLALGGLGINDVEFVSMGIPAAQAALENGSVDAALLAGPAAYNAKKSGLSVVTTGKGVITPVIVTATSGEFYKKHKDLVEKFKKAQDEILAFMKANEEEALKFTAEETGLSIEAVKSMYPQYDFSPKITAEDIKALEATQEFMLESKMIEQKVDIKSLLID
- a CDS encoding YbaB/EbfC family nucleoid-associated protein, encoding MFEGFDFSKMGQMLEDVQKQAKQIEEESKNKEFGAKSGGGLVSVRANGSGEILDISIDDSLLEDKESMQILLISAVNDVLKSVEADKKNTASRMLGGLASMGIK
- a CDS encoding DNA-directed RNA polymerase subunit alpha, which produces MRKITTSAYMPTEIEVKSISENVANITAYPFEAGYAVTLAHPLRRLLYTSTVGFAPIGVKIKGVSHEFDSMRGMLEDVAFFIINLKKIRFKLKSISEREVIEYSFKGPKEITGADLNNGLVEIVNPDAYLATINEDAELNFSVIIQKGIGYVPSEEIREEIEDDYIALDAFFTPVKKAVYDIQNVLVEDDPDYEKIVFTITTDGQVSPIEAFKNCLEAMYQQMSVFKGILDIDVSTPVASSSAGGEFSKLLSSVEDLNLSARSFNCLDKADIRFIGELALMDENELKELKNLGKKSLEEIKAVMEEIGYPVGADVLKDGKEQLRKKITELKAQMSVKE
- a CDS encoding ABC transporter ATP-binding protein, which gives rise to MIEILNLSKHFFINDKRIDVLKELNLSIKKDKITVILGRSGCGKTTLLRLIAGLEGVSLGEIKFKEQAKIGFVFQEPRLMPFLNVYENIVFPLKKCEIDEAKIDRLISMIGLSDFKFAAVSQLSGGMSSRVSLARVLAYEANLILMDEPFAALDAFTRASMQAEILKLQAGKTIIFVTHNVDEALYLADEIILLEKGGMKSNYDLSNLAKPRDLLCDELINLKRKILSEI
- the rpsD gene encoding 30S ribosomal protein S4 produces the protein MARYTGPVEKLERRLGVSLALKGERRLAGKSAFEKRPYAPGQHGQRRAKISEYGLQLREKQKAKFMYGVSEKQFRRLFQEAARREGNTGALLVQLLEQRLDNVVYRMGFATTRRFARQLVTHGHILVNGKRVDIPSYRVEPGAKVEIVEKSKNNPQIVRAIDLTAQTGIVAWVDVEKEKKFGIFTRNPEREEVIIPVEERFIVELYSK
- the infA gene encoding translation initiation factor IF-1; translation: MAKDDVIEIDGNVVEALPNATFKVELDNKHIILCHIAGKMRMHYIKIMPGDRVKVELTPYSLDKGRITYRYK